gggggagatcaattcacatatggtgtccagggcacaactGGGGGCTGAGgcgggtctataacaagcggcaacggggAGATACTTTTTTCTGGAAAAGcggatttttaaaattagaagctcgaattgtttggaaAACGTTCCATAAAAACCGCATGAAAATGCTAGAAATGTTCAAAgaatattataaaaaaatatgaacATTCTATTCTCAGCCTCAACAAAACTCCCTCTGTCTTGTTAAGTAttttcaggtgtgttggccgcacccactaattggccacatctgatcttaatgagtgcttgtttcatttgaaatggggtctgtttgaatagactaaaatgaacagctttgagTTAAAAGAAAAAtaacatggcatgctagctccatcctggtggcgcagtggactaaatccatggatagagaacagaagatcataAATTCAAATCTCACTGATGCCGTGCCACAATACACaataaatgtgtttgcatgattcaTGCCTAAGCAAATGAGTTGATAAAACTTTCAGGTAATAATAGTAAAATGTTCTCAACCTCCctgtaatgtaaaaatgtatgttcCCAGAATAGGCTGAATGTTCTCAGCTTTACCGGCCAGGAAACGTATAGCTTTGTTCCCAGAATCAATGGGAAACCAACATTTCTTCCCATAACTTCCAAGAACCttaatgtgctagctgggtatatTGTACATGATGTACACTGTATGTCATGTGCCTGACTGCATAGAGCTAGTTCTCTGTGTGCATAAGTGTATGATGGGAGTCCCCTGCACAGCTGGCTAGGTTTATCCCAGACTTCCTATACCAGTACACTGGCTGATGGGggtggacaggcaggcagggaggcagggaggcaggcaggcaggcagggaggcaggcaggcagggaggcaggcaggcagggaggcaggcaggcagggaggcaggcaggcagggagacagacagctaAAGAGTGAAGGCTACAGTAAGTGCACACGGTTAGGGATCACTGCTGGGATGAAGGATTGATCAAATTATAGGAGTGTAGTAGACAAGTGCTGAGGGGGGATTTAAAAGCTGTACACTTCATTACACTTACTTATGCGTGAGTAGATACTGACCTTGTTGCCCGTTGTCCTTCATATTAATGCTGGACCAGGGTAAGGACTTGGCTATAGGATGTAGACCAGATTAGGTTCAGGGGGAAAGGTTCTCTGGATATGGCAGAGAAGTTTGATGAAGGTCACTTTTCACATGTGATCCTCTAACTGTACCGTCCTTTGATATCCGACAGAAATAGCCCGAAACATGCTGTCATGTGTCGTTAAAACCGTTGGATTTCACAATATTTATTTGGTCTATATTATTGTGATTGGCAGTTGTAGAATAAGGATATAACATACATCTATCTACGTGAGAAACACAGAGTAGCCTAAAATATCAGAACATGCTGAAAGTATTAGTCATCATTTACCAAAATTCTAATCATCTCAAATCATGACACGTGTCGTGTACCTGTTTTTCTACCCAAAGCCTGTTTACTTTTTGAACAGATGGGGTTTCTCTTTCATCAACGCCTCATTGAAGCAGCCATTTTTTcccctgctgtagagaggagatgtGTCTCTCTTAGTGATCCACAGAGCTCTGTTAGGAATCTTCCCGCAATGCAAGAGGAAGCTGTCCTATAATGAATACGGAGCTTCTGAACTTGAATAGTCCATGAGGCAAGAGAACCGACTTTATTAGACGCTAAAACTAGTCAATGTATAGTTTAAAAATATGTCGTACATTTTGCTTTAAGCTGTGTCACTGTAACGTCTCATATCTAGTCGTGTCATAATGGGACTCATAATTTGGAGGAGGAAAATCCTTTGGAAAACTATCAAGTACAGTAGCTATTTTAAATAGATGTGTCCTTTTGCAGGACTTTAGTTTTTTACCCATCAACGTATGAACGTTAAAGTGGCTTTTCCTCTGGCTGGGGATGGCCCATTTTCCAAATGGGATAAAACCAAAACCAATCACCTGGCTAATGAATAATGGATGTAGATGTAGTCACACAGCCacagttctctctgtctgttgtcgcTCTAAACGCAGTCACAACAGCTTTAGTGTACTCTCACAGCTGGTCCCAATTCGCTCCCTCACCGTCCTTACCTGTTTGATGTTTGCAGATCTGAAGTGTCTGGATAGGTATGAGCAGTGTAGTGGTGGAGATATATTGCTTCCATCTTACAGATCTGCATTGAAGTGCCAAAGGAAAGGGGTAGAGAGTGAATTGGGACCGGCTGACAAGAGTGCTCAGACCACTGTTGGACCACGCACATTTTCCTCTACCTGTTCAGTCTCACTTTGCTTGAACAACGTTCAGACCATGCTCAGGTTGAGGTTGAGAGTCATGTCCCCATCCCTGAACCCTCTGCTCTGAACCCCGAGGGGGAGTTCATGTCCTTCTGCTGTGTACGCGTGGGAAGGGAAGCGAGGAGCCGTGGAGGGATGTAGTCAGCTAGCTACAGGCCCTGCTCAACTGGGTCGTGGGTAACATGCTGCCATGGCAACCACTATTCACTGGCCCCCGGGCCAAAAAAATGCTCTTTgcttactctctctctcgttctcactTCATCttacatgttctctctctctcccatttgcttcctctctctctgtctatctctgtttttctctctccatcttgctttccctctctctgccccattCGCTATCtctgattttttttctctctctctctctggcggtttgtctctctctctctctctctctctggcatcaCAAAGCAGTGGGCTGAACTTCTTGACAGCAGAACCACTGTACTAAAAGAGGTTGGTGAGAGAGCCCTTGGAGGGCCTTGCTATTCTCTCGCTGCTGGCAGAAAAATAGGCCACAAATGAAAGACAGTTTCCTATTTTGCCACTGTAATTCTCCAACTGAGCCTCATAGGCTCCCATACTTCACAAAACGCAAAggctatacttaagcaataaggcccgggggggtgtggtatatggccaagggctgttcttacgcacaacgcaacatggagtgcctggatacagcccttagccgtggtatattggccatatatcacaaacccctgaggtgccttattgctattataaactggttaccaatgtaattacagAAGTAAAAATTCATGTTTTGTTATAcctggctgtcagccaatcagcattcatgcctcaaaccacccagtttataatcgtAAATATACCCATAGTATTTCATACTCTGTCATTCTGAATGGGTTTAAGGTTGGTTTTATTATAGTGTCAGATTCCACCCAAACAACATGGGAATCATTGAAGGTGGAGAACTAGTGTCTGGTATGAGGCCTCTGTCCTTAGCTCTACTGGGCATATAGATATATAGCCTTGTGTCTGGTCTGAGGCCTCTGTCTATATTTCTACTGGGCATACAGACATATAGCCTTGTGCTAGCTCTACTGGGGCCCTGTAGTTCTCATATTTCACcccagagagagcagggcagAGTGAGCCAGATGGACTCGACCTCGCTCTGTCACCTAAATTCTCCTCTAACGAATAGCCCATCGATTTCCGTTCTGCTCCGCCGCGGCCGTCCACTCATGCCTTTCTGTTTCCCATTAGTGCACTTTAACTGTGATGATAAACGCTCAGCTCAGCTGGCATCGCCACAAGCAGCCTAGCCCTGGATGAGGCCCCTCGTTTAAAGCAGGAAGTGGAGTACTGGTGGAACATTCCATTTGACAAGGGGGCACAAGACGCAGGGGGGGCCCGACCTGTTTGTCCAATTTCGACAAACCCCCTTTGAGTTCTGGTCGTTTAGCCAGGTTCTCTGCTGAGATGTTAGAGGAGTTAGTGCCCCATTCACATCCATCCATGCCTTGCCTTGGTACTTCATTAACATTAATGGGATAGAGATCCATTATGCAACGCTCGCTCCGTCTCCGTACTCTTATGCAACCAACTAACGCCTCATCTTGGAGTTTCAGCTTCTCGCTCAGCAGCAGCTGCCTCCTAGATTTAACCCTTTGTGTTTTCTGGATAAGCCAACCTTAGTGCTCTCTTGAAATATTCTGTAGAACTCTTATCTCAATGCCTGTAACAAACTGTTCATATCCAGTTGACATTGAAGTCCATAGTCCTGTGAATCGTCAGTTGGAAGCAACACTAATGAGGGCGACTAAATGCTTTGCCTGATATTATGGGATTCCATTGATGTTGGCATGTGGATGTCATTAACAGTCAACTCTGTCACCCGTCACTATAGAAACAGAATAGCCTATAGGCTCCTTCTTTTCAGTCGGGTCTGTCCCGACATTCATTTCAGCTTCATAaattgaatttaaaaaataaactatGGGTACATCCTCCAAAATTGAAAATATAAAATCACAATGGATTTGTTTATTTGGAGGAATAACTGAAAAAGAAAGCGCCATAACACTCCTGAAGAAATTTCCCGGTCTGTAATTAGTGTGTGAGATGCCAATTGGAGCAGGTTGTCATGGAAACAGTGGCACATGTAAGGGAGTGCAAAATCTTCCCAGAGTAACGTCCCACGTTTGCAATGCGGAGCTATTTATAATGCGCAGTTACATAAGCCTTAACACTTGTCTTTAATGCaatgttttttttcctcatttttcgTTCCTTcgttctctcttttcccctctaaCAACACTGCTGTTGCCTACTTCTCCGAGGAACTAGAAACCATAGTACTGCCAAACCCGCTCCACCGCCTCCCACAATGGTCCTTCATTACAACCCTGCACGTAACTCTTTGTGAGCTTATCACTGTGCACTGCCAATGCGACGTCAGATTTAATGGTcttgaaacaaaacaaaaagaataGGAGTCATGGCTACACTATAGAGTTTTTGTTTTGTAGCTGCCATAGGCAAAGCATTGTACCGTTGACTCACCATATGACACAGTATTTAATATAGCATACCCCTCATAACTCTCTCATCCTGCCTTTGTTGAACTAGTAGTGTACATTAGATGGTATGACTGGGTGCTGTGCACAGAGGACTGGTCAGGGATCTAGTCTAGCAATGCGTGAAGTCAACGGTTAATGATAGAATCTCGTGGTGCTAGCACTGGTTAGCATTGGTTCTGTATACGTATTATGAACGTCCAATAGGAGATCTGACCACTGTGTGCTTGTGGAAGATTTGAGCTATCAGCAGTTCCACACATCTGAGTGGTATTCATTAGGACACACCATAGGAAAACGTGTTGCAACGGAAAACGAAAACAAgctcaggtagtccctccctgtttgtctgttttcttccgcttggtgcctaatgaacatggccCAGGTCTGTTTGCCTATGGCCCAGAAACCACTGCTCTGACAATAAGTAGCAATCATTTATTTAGACTGTGCATTATTTATGCCATTGGTTAAAAGGGATTCATTTAGAATTAAACGGTGCATTATTCAAAAGTTGGTCAAACGTGCTTTGTGTATGTTTCTCTATGAAGTAAAAGGAAAGggatttttgtggggggggggggctagagaggaagaAAGGAGCTTGTACTACGAAGCACAAGTAATATTTAACACTCCTGGGTGCTTGAGCGTGTCAATTCTAACTGGGGAAAGTTGCAATGATGAAGTGAAAATGGTTCCGATATGGATGAAGAGGAGACATGTTGTGGCTCTTGGTTGGAGACAGTGAGACTACTGTATCTGTCAACTTTACTGTAAATGTGACTTGGTTGTTTCTGTCAAAGCATTGTTTACTCCACACAGGTTAGCAAGAATGCTAATCCTCAAGGGTTTCAGGCTACAGCATACAGTGAATCCCTTTCTCAGTCAAATATGACATGGGCTGCTAAATCAGATCACATTTAGCATTTATGAATTCACTAATTCATGATTAATTAAAGTAGTGACGGTTGCTCTCCTGTACAAAAACATACATAGTATAGTTCCAATGTTTGCCTACATTATAATGTAGCAAGAGGTTGAGTTATAGGCTAATGTAGCTCAAGAACAAATAAACATTGACCAACTGTGTAGTTATTTGCTCCTAAGCAAggtgctctctgtctccccctgcagGTTGCTTCGAATGCTGCATCAAGTGTCTGGGCGGCGTGCCCTACGCCTCGCTGGTGGCCACCATCCTCTGTTTCTCAGGCGTGGCTCTGTTCTGCGGGTGTGGTCACGTGGCGCTGACCGGCACACTGACCATGCTGGAGAACCACTTCTCCCAGATCACCACTGACCACGCCACCCTCACCATCGtgtaagttgtgtgtgtgtctgggggggggggggggcatgtttgTAAAAGTTTGTAAAGGTATATGTCTTTGAACAAGTCTTATCCAGGTTATTCAATATGAATGCGCCTGTCTTCACATTGTTTACTATATCCGTCCGAGCAGGATCCAGACCATGCAGTACGTCATCTATGGCATCGCCTCCTTCTTCTTTGTTTATGGGATCATCCTGCTGGCTGAGGGCTTCTACACCACCAGCGCCGTTAAGAAGGAGCTGCAGAGCCAGTTCAAGACCACCGTGTGTGGCCGCTGCATCACAGCTACGGTGAgatatgaatacacacacacccatatgGTCACACACAAatacggtcacacacacacacacacacacacacacacacacacacacattgcactaatgaatacatatacacacacacacacatatacagtcacGTGCATGCATACATGCGCACACACGTACAACCGCACACATGACGTTCATGACGTGCATGCATTTCCTTTAAGGCTGCTATGAGGACGGTTGTATTCTCCTGAGTGTCGTCAATCTAATGTCGGATGAAACTTTTTTTTCCACCCTTCTAACCAGTATTGTGTCATGTATCAGGCCAATATGGATGACTATATGGTGATGAAGATGAGGACGAGCTTGGTTATAAATATCCTCTGTCATTAGGTGATGTCGTACTGATGGATACGTATACATAGTACAGTGTTATGTTAGGTATAGCAGTAGATTTCAATGTCAAGGCTGATAATGATCAAGACAacgaggatgatgatgatgacgaggaTGATGGTAAATGACGATGATGATCATattgtattggtcacgtacacatttttagcagatgttattgcgggtgttttGCGAAATGCTTATATGATGATGATAACGATGGGGATTACGACGAGGGTGATTATGTCACTAACTCTTCTCCCTCTTCGTCAGTTTGTATTCCTTACGTATATCCTGGGCCTGGCCTTCCTGGGGATCTTTGGCTTCTCAGCCATTCCCGTCTTCCTCTTCTACAACATGTGGACTACCTGTGCTGCCATGAAGTCCCCCATGGCCAACATCACCGATCCCGACTCCATCTGTGTGGACGTCAGGCAGTACGGTGAGTGTCactcagtaacacacacactggtccgtGTAATAACATTTCAACCTGGTTGGAGTATGGAGTATGACCCATATTCATATGAAGGCCATTCTGCCTATAGCATCCAGCAGAACACGTCCATGTATAGATTCTCCACATCAGGATATAGCCCTGCATAAGGGCCTAATGCAAGGAGTGTGACGTACGTCCACTTGGCAGTGGTAGGATGTATCTTATTAACAGTATGCCTTCGCTACAGGTGCTGATAACACTTAGCCTTTACATGTCAATATCTATAGGGTGTTTAAGTCATTTACTGCACCGACATCTATATCGTGTTTATAACTATTACCATCACCCTGAAGCAGTGCGTCATCACCATCTGTCCACTTTAATGGCAGATGGTATAAACAGTTTACTATCACACAAGGTCAACTCAACTGGTTTTTCCAACAAATGTTGTACAAGTGAAGTGATTGACCACTCTGCGCTGAATAGGGCCTGTCTGTTGGTTCTAACCGATATCTCTTGTTCCTGATTGTCTAGGTATTATTCCATGGAATGCGACACCCGGCAAAGCCTGCGGATCTACACTAGGAGACATCTGTAGCACAAGCGAGGTGAGAACGgcaaccccctcctcctcctgtaaaTCTTTATGCACATCATATGAACCTTCATGAACCTCATATAATAGGAATATCATATAAACCTTCCTATTCACTACTTATTTCTTTTTttgtcaaaaaaaaaaatgttttatacatttgtCAAAAGCGCAAAAATAATGTACTCTAATTATACAGAGGCTGATTGTGGAAAGGACATATTTTATGAGTGTCAATCAAAGTATCATCACTAACCAGAGATTGGTCTCCATGTTTTCCAGTTCTACCTGTCTTTCCACCTGTACATTGTTGCGTGTGCTGGGGCAGGCGCCACCCTCATTGCATTGGTAAGCTTTGGATGCCCTATATCCCGAATTCCCCATGTTTGAATCATTTGCATGCGTTGCCATGGTACACTGATCTGTTGCCATGGTAATCCCTCCTCCACGCTTCATGGTTCTGACTCAGTTTTCCTGAGGGTGAAAGTCTGCCCTATAGCTTCTGGCTGGACACACATTGACATAGGCCAGATGAAAGAGCTCCTGGATAATACACATTTACTTTGTGGCCAATGGAGAGGAATGCCTCACAAGACTCTGACCATACAGTATTTTGTACCAGAGATGATAGAACAAGACTTGCATGTCTTCATAGGTGGAGCTAATGATTTGTACATCATTTTTTTGCAAATAATTAAGTTGTTTTATCCAATCAGTGTGGTTGTCATTATGTGATGGCTAGTTGAACGCCGTTGAACTCAGTAATGGGGTCATGGGGTCATGGGGCCATGCTCTCCACTGAGGCAACAGGGCTTAATGCCTTTCAGCTACTCTACCAAACTTGGATTGCTCATTAGTGGGTGTGAGCAGATTCAGCACATAGATGGCCATCTGAAATTGTGTGCGCTGTGGCAGTCTAACTTTGTTTATAGATGTAGATCTATGCAATATGAAGGTACAGTACTGCACCATCTAGCCAGATGCCCTCTAAGAACAGCACTGGCCTCCCAAAGGCCTCCTGGTCATTGACTTTGTTTCTCACCCAAGTCTGtcttctcatctctccctcccagctGATCTACATGATGGCCACCACGTATAACTACGCTGTTCTCAAGTTTATGAGCCACGGCGACCGCCGCTCCACAAAGTTCTCCGAGCCGTattagagagcgagagaatgagggaagagagagaaaggatagaaagtgagagagcaaaaaaaagaaagagagttTAGAAAGAAAGatgaagagaaagaaagacagagggtGCGGGAGGAGAGTATGTAGCACTGCAGCACGTAGAGAAGCGTACGCGACTGTTAACGTAATACAGATAGATCTGTGTGCCTTTGCTTCCAACACATGCCTTTTAACCACACTGAGGGGACTAGTGAGTGCATGATTAGCGAACATGGCTGAGGTCCATTCTCTCTCCAGACAGGATATGTGCCTAGAGGTACTGATCCAGTACAGtaggagtacagtaccatgtgGGACCACCAGTCAAGGCTATGGCGAGGTTGACCAGTTCATTCAAGTAGAGCAGGCACGTAGCATTGAGGACGGATAGATTATCAATACAGAGGAACAGCGCCAGTGTAAGAAGAAGGGAATATTTGTGTTGCTGTATCTAGCTTCAGATTACTAGAATATTCTGTAGTTATTCTAATCAAAGGATATAGTTTTCTTTTCAATGAGACTTTAATATCTTTCCCCCAAATTCCAACTGTCTAGCTTGAAGTTAGTCTTTTTTAGCCTGTTTAGGCTAGTCTCTTTTTGTGATATTTGTTATGAAAGACGTTGTGCCTTTTTAGTTTATGCAAAATAAACATAAAATGTGAAGGAAAACCAAGACCATTGTCCTCTCTTTTTAGGATAGTGACTGTTTGGAGAAGTTTAATCCCCACTGACTTGGTTTTCTGTCATTTACTAATACTAACCTAGCCAACCTAACCAAAAAATACTGACATTGTACAGTAGCAATGCTAATGTGTCTCGTTTGacatctggtagactggtcaacaTAATATGTATCGTCTACTCATCTAGCTCGCTTTGGCTAACTAACCCTCTCACTGGCCACCACCCTATGCAcatcccccccctcccacagatCCACTATCTGATGATCCTGTCGGCGAACTGGGCCTACCTGAGGAGCTCCTGCAACCAGAACGAGTACCAGGACATCAAGACAAAGGACGACGACGTGGAGGAGGGTGGCTCCAAGGAGGGTCTCAACTCCTCTTACTCATAAGAGACGGCCAACCACCCCTTCACACATGTAACCTTCAACCCCCTTCTGAGTAAAAGCAACACCTGGGTCTCCTTCACTATGGGCGGTGTTCTGACTTGAGATATGTGCGCTCAACTCAAATTGTCACACGTTGGCTACATTTACACAGGGAGCCCAATTCTGATTTATTTCCCCACTAATTGGTCCTATGACCAATCATATCTTTTCACATCAATTCTTTTTCAGAGcttatctgattggtcaaaagaccaattagtgaacaaaatatcagaattggactgcctgtgtaaatgaAATACAGCACATGTCTTCCATTATCATCAATGGACAATTTAAGCGAAAGTCTGAGTTGAGCACACTTTCTCAAATCTGAATCAGGTCCTTTGTCCAAACAGGAGCAAACGTTTTCAAACGGAACAGGTATATGAGAAGTTCCTATTGGATGAGCTCAGGTTAGGTGGTACCTCTTCCTGTTTGCAAACGTTTGCTCTCGATTGGACCGTTACTGAGCGCAACCCTGCTGCCATAGCCTAACTGctctgagccaatcacagcacaGCACTAACACAGCTCCTAATAACCGCCTAACAACAAGGTCACTGTCTGCACAACTCCTGAGGAAGCGTGCCACAAAATGTCCCGTTTTTttggtgttttatatatatatgaatatattgTGCGAATGTGTATGtatgaatgtttttttttatactaCTTCAAAGTATGACAGGTTTACTATTATTATATTTATCTGGTCTTCTCTTATTTCTGGTATTTTTCTCCTTTGGTTATCTTATCGCAACCCTGTTTAACCTGATTTAGTTTTTTGCTTTTTTTTATGGTAATGCTTGtatcaaaaatataaaaaggtaAAGTAGAATTACAAAACCCATGTATACATTACATACACAGCATCTCAGGGTGCCTCTCATAGAAAATATTCCTACTATTACGTTAACTTTCCCAATCCTTTATTGACATCCAGAAATTTCTGTTAAGTAACTCTTCATTTTGGCCTGAGGAGAAAAACATGTGTTGTACCCTAACCGGATTGGACACATTCCACACTTACGGACACACTAACGTGACTGTTGGCCCAAAGCAGCAGTTCTGTCAGCAGCTGTCTGC
This genomic stretch from Salvelinus fontinalis isolate EN_2023a chromosome 41, ASM2944872v1, whole genome shotgun sequence harbors:
- the LOC129840693 gene encoding proteolipid protein DM gamma-like isoform X1; the encoded protein is MGCARPAALHETAPRLQNFLTHRTRQVLKFYESNTMGCFECCIKCLGGVPYASLVATILCFSGVALFCGCGHVALTGTLTMLENHFSQITTDHATLTIVIQTMQYVIYGIASFFFVYGIILLAEGFYTTSAVKKELQSQFKTTVCGRCITATFVFLTYILGLAFLGIFGFSAIPVFLFYNMWTTCAAMKSPMANITDPDSICVDVRQYGIIPWNATPGKACGSTLGDICSTSEFYLSFHLYIVACAGAGATLIALIHYLMILSANWAYLRSSCNQNEYQDIKTKDDDVEEGGSKEGLNSSYS
- the LOC129840693 gene encoding proteolipid protein DM gamma-like isoform X3, which encodes MGCARPAALHETAPRLQNFLTHRTRQVLKFYESNTMGCFECCIKCLGGVPYASLVATILCFSGVALFCGCGHVALTGTLTMLENHFSQITTDHATLTIVIQTMQYVIYGIASFFFVYGIILLAEGFYTTSAVKKELQSQFKTTVCGRCITATFVFLTYILGLAFLGIFGFSAIPVFLFYNMWTTCAAMKSPMANITDPDSICVDVRQYGIIPWNATPGKACGSTLGDICSTSEFYLSFHLYIVACAGAGATLIALLIYMMATTYNYAVLKFMSHGDRRSTKFSEPY
- the LOC129840693 gene encoding neuronal membrane glycoprotein M6-b-like isoform X2, with the protein product MDGTKPVMESATEENQEEREESKGCFECCIKCLGGVPYASLVATILCFSGVALFCGCGHVALTGTLTMLENHFSQITTDHATLTIVIQTMQYVIYGIASFFFVYGIILLAEGFYTTSAVKKELQSQFKTTVCGRCITATFVFLTYILGLAFLGIFGFSAIPVFLFYNMWTTCAAMKSPMANITDPDSICVDVRQYGIIPWNATPGKACGSTLGDICSTSEFYLSFHLYIVACAGAGATLIALIHYLMILSANWAYLRSSCNQNEYQDIKTKDDDVEEGGSKEGLNSSYS